From Dioscorea cayenensis subsp. rotundata cultivar TDr96_F1 chromosome 13, TDr96_F1_v2_PseudoChromosome.rev07_lg8_w22 25.fasta, whole genome shotgun sequence, the proteins below share one genomic window:
- the LOC120274592 gene encoding L-type lectin-domain containing receptor kinase SIT2-like isoform X2, with protein MSESLTNFCKMPLKIFFWAFLLKLALSASDHFTYNGFKGVNLSLDGLAGITSEGLLRLTNSTMHEQGHAFFPVPLRFKRSPANNVISFSTTFVFAIFPEHPMLGSAGFTFVLSPSKDLTKASPNYFLGLVNPTNNGNASNHILAVEFDTWYSPEAKDINNNHVGIDINSFISNQSTSAGFTSDYDGKFQNLILLSGKAMQVWIEYDEINMQFNVTLAPLWTPKPKIALLSSTINLSGIILDNMYVGFTAAVGTSYSYHYILGWSFKIDGKAPELNLSNLPPLPQTSTSFKKNQKILSLWLPLALSVFVLITAAAVLVTAAKKKKFSELHEDWELDFESYRFPYKQLYTATRGFKDEYLLGIGGFGRVYRGVLPASKVEVAVKRVSHESKQGMREFVAEIVSLGKLRHKNLVQLLGYCRRKGELLLVYEYMPNGSLEKFLFSETKQTLDWSLRLQIIKGVAYGLQYLHEGWDQVVIHRDIKASNVLLDGDMNGRLGDFGLARLYDHGMAPQTTNVVGTLGFLAPELARACKVTTSSDVFAFGAFLLEVVCGRRAIEPNKQEMEQVLVDWVFTNWKMGTLYETKDPRLGKDYALEELDLILKLGLFCSHPLPSARPSMRQVTQILNGDALLPPLLPYQCHFSDIDSEVNKGASSFVAIDRTTLKHFTY; from the coding sequence ATGTCAGAGAGTCTGACAAACTTTTGCAAGATGCCTCTGAAAATTTTCTTCTGGGCTTTCCTTTTGAAACTCGCACTCTCGGCAAGTGATCATTTTACTTACAATGGTTTCAAGGGTGTGAACCTAAGCCTGGATGGTTTGGCAGGAATCACATCTGAAGGTTTACTGAGGCTGACCAATTCTACCATGCATGAACAAGGCCACGCTTTCTTTCCTGTTCCACTGAGGTTCAAAAGATCTCCAGCAAACAATGTTATTTCTTTCTCTACCACATTTGTCTTCGCCATTTTCCCTGAGCACCCAATGCTTGGTAGTGCTggttttacttttgttctctcaCCTTCCAAAGACTTGACCAAAGCTTCGCCAAATTATTTCCTTGGCCTCGTCAACCCGACGAACAACGGAAATGCATCCAATCATATCTTGGCTGTTGAGTTTGACACTTGGTATAGCCCTGAAGCAAAAGATATTAACAACAATCATGTTGGAATTGACATCAATAGTTTTATATCTAACCAGTCAACATCTGCTGGTTTTACATCTGATTATGATGGCAAATTTCAGAACCTGATTCTTTTGAGTGGTAAGGCTATGCAAGTATGGATagaatatgatgaaataaaTATGCAGTTTAATGTAACTTTAGCTCCTCTCTGGACACCTAAACCCAAGATTGCCCTCCTGTCTTCAACCATAAATCTGTCTGGCATTATTTTGGACAATATGTATGTGGGTTTCACTGCTGCAGTTGGAACTAGTTATTCATACCATTACATTCTTGGTTGGAGTTTTAAGATTGATGGTAAAGCTCCAGAGCTTAATCTATCGAACCTCCCCCCACTTCCTCAAACTTCAACATCATTTAAAAAGAATCAGAAGATTCTGTCACTATGGCTGCCCCTGGCCCTTTCAGTGTTTGTTCTAATAACTGCTGCTGCTGTCCTAGTTACAGcagcaaagaagaaaaaattctCGGAGTTACATGAAGACTGGGAGCTAGATTTTGAATCCTACCGGTTCCCTTATAAACAACTATACACGGCAACTAGAGGTTTCAAGGATGAGTATCTTCTCGGAATTGGAGGCTTTGGTAGGGTCTATAGGGGAGTCCTACCAGCTTCTAAAGTGGAAGTTGCAGTTAAGAGAGTCTCTCATGAATCCAAGCAAGGAATGAGGGAGTTTGTGGCAGAGATTGTGAGCCTGGGTAAGCTCCGGCACAAGAACTTGGTTCAGCTCTTAGGGTACTGCAGGCGCAAAGGAGAGCTTCTTTTAGTGTATGAGTACATGCCAAACGGGAGCCTTGAGAAATTTCTATTCAGTGAAACCAAGCAAACTCTTGATTGGAGTCTGAGACTTCAGATAATCAAGGGTGTGGCATATGGTCTTCAGTATTTACATGAAGGTTGGGACCAAGTTGTGATCCATAGGGACATTAAGGCCAGCAATGTGTTGCTGGATGGTGATATGAATGGAAGGCTAGGTGATTTTGGACTTGCTAGATTGTATGATCATGGTATGGCTCCTCAGACCACCAATGTGGTAGGAACTCTGGGTTTTCTGGCACCTGAGCTTGCTAGAGCTTGCAAGGTTACAACCAGCAGTGATGTGTTTGCCTTTGGAGCTTTCCTACTTGAGGTTGTCTGTGGGAGGAGAGCCATAGAGCCAAATAAACAAGAGATGGAACAAGTTTTAGTGGACTGGGTGTTTACAAATTGGAAAATGGGAACCTTATATGAGACAAAGGACCCAAGGTTGGGAAAGGACTATGCGTTGGAAGAGTTAGATTTGATTTTGAAACTTGGATTGTTTTGTTCACATCCCTTGCCTTCCGCCAGACCAAGTATGAGACAAGTTACACAGATTCTAAATGGCGATGCACTTCTTCCACCACTACTTCCTTATCAATGTcattttagtgatattgattcaGAGGTGAATAAAGGAGCTTCTAGTTTTGTGGCCATTGACAGAACCACACTGAAGCACTTTACGTATTGA